In the Armatimonadota bacterium genome, one interval contains:
- the prfB gene encoding peptide chain release factor 2 (programmed frameshift), whose translation MLTDLKKELDALKEQFDQLRGHLDLAQRQDEIKKLEELTAQPTFWDRQDEAQKVLKQLTQLRQSVDPWLDLEKKIEDLGAYIELASEEEDDGTYEAEIRADLDAAKARMDGLELSTMLNEEHDASDAIVEINSGAGGTESCDWVEMLLRMYLRWAERKGYSTEIIDSVEGDVAGLKNVTFTVRGLNAYGYIKAERGVHRLVRISPFDSNNRRHTSFASVDAVPEIAETDEIEINSDDLKVDTYRASSAGGQHVNKTDSAVRITHIPSGIIVSCQNERSQHQNREVAMKVLKAKLLELERRESEAKLAELRGEKRAIEWGSQIRSYVFQPYQLVKDLRTDVETGNIIAVMDGEIDLFVDAYLRWRLS comes from the exons TTGCTCACCGATCTGAAAAAGGAACTCGATGCTCTGAAGGAGCAGTTTGATCAGCTAAGGGGGCATCTT GACCTCGCCCAGAGGCAGGATGAGATAAAGAAGCTCGAGGAACTGACCGCGCAGCCGACGTTCTGGGACCGCCAGGACGAGGCGCAGAAGGTGCTCAAGCAGCTCACTCAACTTCGGCAGTCGGTGGACCCCTGGCTCGACCTCGAGAAGAAGATCGAGGACCTCGGCGCATACATCGAACTCGCCTCCGAGGAAGAGGACGACGGCACCTACGAGGCCGAGATACGCGCCGACCTCGACGCCGCGAAGGCCCGGATGGACGGCCTCGAGTTGTCCACCATGCTGAACGAGGAGCACGACGCCTCCGATGCGATCGTCGAGATCAACTCGGGCGCGGGCGGCACCGAGTCGTGCGACTGGGTCGAGATGCTCCTCCGCATGTACCTGCGATGGGCCGAGCGAAAGGGCTACTCGACGGAGATCATTGACTCCGTCGAGGGCGACGTCGCCGGGCTGAAGAACGTCACGTTCACCGTGCGCGGCTTGAACGCATACGGCTACATCAAGGCGGAGCGGGGAGTCCACCGGCTCGTGCGAATCTCCCCGTTCGACTCGAACAACCGGCGGCACACCTCTTTCGCCTCGGTTGACGCCGTGCCGGAGATCGCCGAGACGGACGAGATCGAGATCAACTCCGACGACCTGAAGGTGGACACCTACCGGGCGAGCAGCGCAGGCGGCCAGCACGTCAACAAGACGGACTCGGCGGTGCGGATCACACACATCCCCAGCGGGATCATTGTGAGCTGCCAGAACGAGCGTTCTCAGCACCAGAACCGCGAAGTGGCAATGAAGGTGCTGAAGGCTAAACTCCTGGAACTGGAGCGCCGCGAGAGCGAGGCGAAGCTCGCGGAACTGAGGGGAGAGAAACGCGCCATCGAGTGGGGCAGCCAGATTCGATCCTATGTCTTCCAGCCGTACCAGTTGGTGAAGGACCTTCGTACCGATGTCGAGACTGGGAACATCATCGCGGTGATGGACGGCGAGATTGACCTGTTCGTGGACGCGTACCTCCGCTGGCGGCTCTCCTGA
- a CDS encoding cyclase family protein: protein MTVRDISLTISEDMVTYGNDPRVEIEPISRIARGDGANVSLLRLCSHAGTHVDAPFHFVEGGSKVDELPLDVLVGDCVVCEVDSPEVITVADLESCALPNRCTRVLIKTANSLLWGQKEFHENFVYLHPGAASWLVERGVRLVGVDYLSVDRFRSGNHPTHLRLLGSGVIAVEGLDLREVAPGQYFLVCLPIKVKGLDGAPARAILIER, encoded by the coding sequence ATGACGGTCCGAGACATATCGCTCACGATCTCCGAGGACATGGTCACCTATGGAAACGATCCGCGTGTTGAGATCGAGCCGATCAGCCGTATCGCCCGCGGCGACGGTGCGAACGTCTCGCTGCTGAGACTCTGCTCGCACGCAGGCACTCACGTTGACGCGCCGTTCCACTTCGTCGAGGGCGGTTCGAAGGTTGACGAACTCCCGCTCGATGTGCTCGTCGGCGACTGCGTCGTATGCGAGGTGGATTCGCCGGAGGTGATTACGGTCGCGGACCTGGAGTCGTGCGCTCTGCCGAATCGGTGCACTCGCGTACTCATCAAGACAGCTAACTCCCTTCTGTGGGGGCAGAAGGAGTTCCACGAGAACTTCGTGTATCTACATCCCGGCGCGGCTTCGTGGCTGGTGGAAAGAGGAGTCCGGCTCGTTGGGGTTGACTATCTATCGGTGGACCGATTCCGCTCGGGTAACCACCCCACGCATCTGAGGCTGCTCGGATCCGGGGTGATCGCGGTCGAAGGTCTCGATCTGCGGGAGGTAGCCCCAGGGCAGTACTTCCTTGTCTGCCTGCCGATCAAGGTCAAGGGGCTGGACGGTGCGCCCGCCCGCGCGATCCTCATCGAACGCTAG
- a CDS encoding preprotein translocase subunit SecA translates to MNVINWIFSSNEREVARFRKIAEKITALEPAMEALSDEQLRSKTDEFKRRLAEGETLDGILPEAFATVREAGKRTVGMRHFDVQLIGGMVLHEGRIAEMKTGEGKTLVATAPLYLNALEGKGAHLITVNDYLAKYHAQWMGPIYHFLGMSVGALQGSNPETGELEASYLYDPDYVNEEEPVYRNLRRAEKHDSYLADITYGTNHVFGFDYLRDNMAFSPEGLVQRELNYAIVDEVDSVLVDEARVPLILSGQAAESNQMYYKMDRVVARLMHERDYTMDEKAKTAMLTEEGMRRVEEGIGVENLSEDPDLMHYANAALKARTMYKSDIDYVVKGNGADRQVILVDEFTGRLMFGRRLSDGLHQAIEAKEGVKIEHESQTLAKITHQNYYRLYTKLGGMTGTAKTEEEEFRKIYGLDVVVIPTNQPMIRVDHPDVIYKTEESKLRGLTLEILKLHCKLQPVLVGTRSIETSERLSGRLEAERLQLLAATFVLRAMLEESKKIDGDSKKQANQFLNQKFGELTLGKLAPLARELGASLDMLKRENMERLAGMMELQDGEEMERLGECLAQGIEHNVLNAKYHEREAEIIADAGRLGAVTIATNMAGRGVDIILGGKPEGSTADRNVEAVEVVRRGGLAILGSERHESRRIDHQLRGRSGRQGDPGLSRFFVSLEDELWRVFGDRMQSPWLGSWPEEMAMDAKLLSRMIERTQKKMEAYHFGIRKQVLQYDDVMNVQREIIYGERRKILQGVDLKPTITSYLNQTVLDNINMHCPEGQNPAEWDTDTLFEMLDEIFPLSMYVNKSDLKDKKRFELDDMLTELAERAYEDREKHFGPELMRDLERQMALRAIDSKWLEHLDAMDYLLEGIGLRGYAQMDPLLAYKKEGFEMFDQMQHGIQDEIVRWMFRVQVQVVNEPYRNPYRNVSMNANEFTPPPTAGQGHDDPYADFEDGLPRPQRAVPVRTREKVGRNDPCPCGSGKKYKKCCLRDDDGD, encoded by the coding sequence ATGAATGTCATCAACTGGATTTTCAGCAGCAACGAGCGAGAGGTCGCGCGGTTCCGGAAGATCGCCGAGAAGATCACCGCCCTCGAGCCTGCGATGGAGGCGCTATCCGACGAGCAGCTTCGGTCGAAGACGGACGAGTTCAAGCGCCGCCTCGCGGAGGGCGAAACGCTCGACGGCATCCTCCCGGAGGCGTTCGCGACCGTCAGGGAGGCGGGCAAGCGTACCGTCGGGATGAGGCATTTCGACGTGCAGCTCATCGGCGGAATGGTCCTGCACGAGGGTCGGATCGCCGAGATGAAGACCGGTGAGGGCAAGACTCTGGTCGCAACAGCGCCGCTGTACCTCAACGCGCTGGAGGGCAAGGGCGCGCACCTGATCACCGTGAACGACTACCTGGCGAAGTACCACGCGCAGTGGATGGGTCCGATATACCATTTCCTCGGAATGAGCGTCGGGGCGCTCCAGGGATCGAACCCGGAGACCGGCGAGTTGGAGGCATCGTACCTCTACGACCCGGACTACGTGAACGAGGAGGAGCCGGTCTACCGCAACCTGCGCCGCGCCGAGAAGCACGATTCGTACCTGGCGGACATAACATACGGCACCAACCACGTTTTCGGGTTCGACTACCTGCGCGACAACATGGCGTTTTCGCCCGAGGGACTGGTCCAGCGCGAACTCAACTACGCCATCGTGGACGAGGTGGACTCCGTGCTGGTTGACGAGGCGCGCGTTCCGCTAATCCTCTCGGGCCAAGCCGCCGAATCGAACCAGATGTACTACAAGATGGACCGCGTGGTCGCGCGCCTGATGCACGAGCGCGACTACACGATGGACGAGAAGGCCAAGACCGCAATGCTGACCGAGGAGGGCATGCGGCGCGTCGAGGAAGGCATCGGCGTCGAGAACCTATCGGAAGACCCGGACCTGATGCACTACGCGAACGCGGCGTTGAAGGCTCGGACGATGTACAAGAGCGACATAGACTACGTCGTCAAGGGCAACGGAGCCGATCGGCAGGTCATCCTCGTTGACGAGTTCACCGGCCGCCTGATGTTCGGGCGGCGGCTGAGCGACGGGCTTCATCAGGCAATCGAGGCGAAGGAAGGGGTCAAGATCGAGCACGAGAGCCAGACCCTAGCCAAGATCACGCATCAGAACTACTACCGCCTCTACACGAAACTCGGCGGCATGACCGGCACTGCCAAGACCGAGGAGGAGGAGTTCCGAAAGATATACGGCCTCGATGTCGTCGTGATCCCTACGAACCAGCCGATGATTCGCGTGGACCACCCGGACGTGATCTACAAGACCGAGGAGTCGAAGCTCCGCGGCCTGACGCTCGAGATCCTGAAGCTCCACTGCAAGCTCCAGCCGGTGCTCGTCGGCACGCGCTCGATCGAGACCTCCGAGCGGCTGAGCGGGCGGCTCGAAGCGGAGCGGTTGCAGCTCCTGGCGGCGACGTTCGTCCTGCGCGCGATGCTCGAGGAATCGAAGAAGATTGACGGTGACTCGAAGAAGCAAGCGAACCAGTTCCTGAACCAGAAGTTCGGCGAACTTACTCTCGGCAAACTCGCGCCGCTCGCGCGCGAACTCGGCGCGTCGCTCGACATGCTCAAGAGAGAGAACATGGAGCGGCTGGCGGGGATGATGGAGCTTCAGGACGGCGAGGAGATGGAGCGGCTCGGCGAATGCCTGGCGCAGGGGATAGAGCACAACGTCCTGAACGCGAAGTACCACGAGCGTGAGGCGGAGATCATCGCGGACGCCGGGCGACTCGGCGCGGTGACGATCGCGACGAACATGGCCGGGCGCGGAGTGGACATCATACTCGGCGGGAAGCCTGAGGGCTCGACCGCCGATCGGAACGTGGAGGCGGTTGAGGTAGTCAGGCGCGGCGGCCTTGCGATCCTGGGCAGCGAGCGGCACGAGAGCCGGCGCATTGACCACCAGCTCAGGGGCCGCTCGGGGCGTCAAGGCGACCCGGGCCTGTCGCGATTCTTCGTCTCGCTGGAGGACGAGTTGTGGCGCGTCTTCGGCGACCGGATGCAAAGCCCGTGGCTCGGATCGTGGCCGGAAGAGATGGCGATGGACGCGAAGCTGCTCTCGCGGATGATCGAGCGCACGCAGAAGAAGATGGAAGCCTACCACTTCGGCATCCGAAAGCAGGTTCTCCAGTACGACGACGTGATGAACGTCCAGCGCGAGATCATCTACGGCGAGCGGAGGAAGATCCTCCAGGGGGTGGACCTCAAGCCGACGATCACGAGCTATCTGAACCAGACGGTGCTCGACAACATAAACATGCACTGCCCGGAGGGACAGAACCCGGCGGAGTGGGACACAGACACGCTTTTCGAGATGCTGGACGAGATATTCCCCCTCTCGATGTATGTCAACAAGTCGGACCTGAAGGACAAGAAGCGGTTCGAGCTAGATGACATGCTCACCGAGCTTGCCGAGCGGGCATACGAAGACCGGGAGAAGCACTTCGGGCCGGAGTTGATGCGCGACCTCGAGCGTCAGATGGCGCTCCGGGCGATTGACAGCAAGTGGCTCGAGCATCTCGACGCGATGGACTACCTGCTGGAGGGAATCGGGCTGAGGGGCTACGCGCAGATGGACCCGCTGCTGGCCTACAAGAAGGAAGGCTTCGAGATGTTCGACCAGATGCAGCACGGCATTCAGGACGAGATCGTCCGCTGGATGTTCCGCGTGCAGGTGCAGGTGGTCAACGAGCCTTACCGGAACCCGTACCGCAACGTGAGCATGAACGCAAACGAGTTCACCCCGCCGCCGACGGCGGGCCAGGGGCACGATGACCCATACGCCGACTTCGAGGACGGCCTGCCCCGCCCGCAGAGAGCGGTCCCGGTGAGGACGAGGGAGAAGGTCGGCCGGAACGATCCGTGTCCGTGCGGGAGCGGGAAGAAGTACAAGAAGTGCTGCTTGAGGGACGACGATGGGGACTAG
- a CDS encoding M28 family peptidase: protein MRLCLARTLVVLSLAFTLTGCAAENARPQFEGEKAFAMLKRQCDFGPRPPGTAEHVKTRDFLLGELKKHSDRVALQSFNHAHSTSGEKLDMWNVIASFGPTEGREILLCAHWDTRPTADEELDAEKRRQPIIGANDGASGVAVLLELARMFKLQPPKVPVTIVLFDGEDYGPTGDDMYLGAKYFASKLEKPENVRYCILLDMVGDKDLNIYRERHSNGSAPEIVAKVWRAARKLGYGKFFIDEPKYAITDDHIPLIKRGIPCIDVIDFDYAYWHTHEDTVNRCSAESLRIVGETVAEVVYSEQASPRD from the coding sequence GTGCGTCTTTGCCTCGCGAGGACGCTTGTCGTTCTGTCGCTGGCGTTCACACTGACAGGATGCGCCGCGGAGAACGCGCGCCCGCAGTTCGAGGGCGAGAAGGCGTTTGCGATGCTCAAGAGGCAGTGCGACTTCGGCCCGCGCCCGCCCGGTACGGCGGAGCACGTCAAGACGCGGGACTTCCTCCTCGGCGAGTTGAAGAAGCACTCCGACCGCGTCGCTCTCCAGAGCTTCAACCACGCGCATTCCACGTCGGGCGAGAAGCTCGACATGTGGAACGTCATCGCCTCGTTCGGGCCGACCGAGGGCAGGGAGATACTGCTCTGCGCACATTGGGATACACGTCCGACGGCGGACGAGGAACTCGACGCCGAGAAGCGTAGACAGCCGATCATCGGGGCGAACGACGGCGCGTCGGGGGTGGCCGTCCTGCTCGAACTGGCGCGCATGTTCAAACTTCAGCCGCCGAAGGTCCCCGTGACGATCGTGCTCTTCGACGGCGAGGACTACGGACCGACGGGTGACGACATGTACCTCGGCGCGAAGTACTTCGCCTCGAAGCTCGAAAAGCCCGAGAACGTCCGATACTGCATCCTTCTCGACATGGTCGGGGACAAGGACCTCAACATATACCGCGAACGCCATTCCAACGGGTCTGCGCCCGAAATCGTCGCCAAGGTGTGGAGGGCGGCCAGGAAACTCGGATACGGGAAGTTCTTCATAGACGAGCCGAAGTACGCGATCACCGACGACCATATCCCGTTGATCAAACGCGGCATCCCCTGCATTGATGTTATTGACTTCGATTACGCCTACTGGCACACTCACGAGGACACTGTAAACAGGTGCAGCGCAGAGTCACTTCGGATCGTCGGAGAGACGGTGGCAGAGGTGGTGTACTCAGAGCAAGCATCCCCGCGCGACTAG
- a CDS encoding 5'-nucleotidase C-terminal domain-containing protein, with amino-acid sequence MTRRALLATMMILSLALPCAAATAPAALTSVDSDVKETELGSLVSDALRALDEKAQIAFFPAGSLKDATIPEGEIKTDGIRACLKFPEDKTAILELSGDQILRALERSVGTLPQKNQGFLQVSGVSFAANLKSPKGSRVSNVKVGKEDLDKEKKYRVITSAPLAKGGHGYFTIWDKKAIEQSKADEISVSSAVEQFLGKQTTLDYRDKKRIVVKDK; translated from the coding sequence ATGACAAGACGAGCACTTCTCGCGACGATGATGATTCTTTCGCTGGCGCTGCCTTGCGCGGCCGCGACGGCGCCGGCCGCGTTGACCAGCGTTGACTCCGACGTCAAGGAGACGGAACTCGGCAGTCTGGTGTCGGATGCGCTTCGCGCGCTCGACGAGAAGGCGCAGATCGCCTTCTTCCCGGCCGGCAGCCTCAAGGACGCCACTATTCCGGAGGGCGAGATCAAGACCGACGGCATCAGGGCGTGCCTCAAGTTTCCCGAAGACAAGACAGCGATCCTGGAGCTGTCCGGCGATCAGATACTTCGAGCGCTCGAGCGGAGCGTCGGCACGCTGCCCCAGAAGAACCAGGGCTTCCTGCAGGTCTCGGGCGTGTCATTCGCAGCCAACCTGAAGTCGCCGAAGGGCTCCCGAGTGTCCAACGTCAAGGTCGGGAAGGAAGACCTCGACAAGGAGAAAAAGTACCGCGTGATCACCTCCGCGCCGCTTGCAAAGGGCGGACACGGCTACTTCACGATCTGGGACAAGAAGGCGATCGAGCAGTCGAAGGCGGATGAGATTTCGGTGAGCAGCGCGGTCGAGCAGTTCCTGGGCAAGCAGACCACCCTCGATTACCGAGATAAGAAACGAATCGTCGTGAAGGACAAGTGA
- a CDS encoding SMP-30/gluconolactonase/LRE family protein, producing MAAAPATDDNKETKPMLDAKSPEFWKLVPKDAVVEKVADGFHFTEGPLWSKAGFLVFSDIPGDNIVKVAWDKSGKLQQGVYRKVSGNSNGLTYDKEGRLIACEHGNRQVTREEKDGTITVLASHFEGKRLNSPNDIVVKSDGSVYFTDPPYGCPDPQREIKFQGVFRISPDGKLTLLAEDFDRPNGLAFSPDEKTLYIADSSSRAHIRAFDVKPDGTLANGRVFIEMKIGEPGAPDGMKVDRKGNLWATGQGGVWVIDPKGTLLGIIRAPEIPANCAWGEKDGKTLYMTARTGLYRIRTNAKGIRPWMK from the coding sequence ATGGCGGCGGCCCCGGCGACTGACGACAACAAGGAAACCAAGCCAATGCTCGACGCGAAATCCCCCGAGTTCTGGAAACTCGTCCCCAAGGACGCCGTGGTCGAGAAGGTCGCGGACGGATTCCATTTCACCGAAGGCCCGCTGTGGAGCAAGGCCGGGTTCCTGGTCTTCAGCGACATCCCCGGCGACAACATCGTCAAGGTCGCGTGGGACAAGTCCGGGAAGCTGCAGCAAGGCGTCTACCGAAAAGTGAGCGGCAACTCGAACGGCCTGACCTATGACAAGGAGGGCCGCCTCATCGCCTGCGAGCACGGAAACCGTCAGGTCACCCGCGAGGAGAAGGACGGCACGATCACCGTCCTCGCGTCGCACTTCGAAGGCAAGCGGCTCAACAGCCCGAACGACATCGTCGTCAAGTCCGACGGCAGCGTCTACTTCACCGATCCGCCCTACGGATGCCCCGATCCTCAGCGCGAGATCAAGTTCCAGGGAGTCTTCCGCATCTCGCCCGACGGCAAGCTGACCCTCTTGGCCGAAGACTTCGATCGCCCGAACGGACTGGCGTTCTCGCCCGATGAGAAGACGCTCTACATTGCTGACTCATCGTCTCGCGCCCATATTCGCGCGTTCGACGTGAAGCCCGACGGCACCCTCGCGAACGGTCGGGTATTTATCGAGATGAAGATCGGCGAGCCCGGTGCCCCGGACGGCATGAAGGTAGACCGGAAGGGCAACCTCTGGGCGACCGGCCAGGGCGGCGTGTGGGTGATAGACCCGAAGGGCACGTTGCTCGGCATCATCCGTGCGCCCGAGATTCCTGCAAACTGCGCGTGGGGTGAGAAGGACGGCAAGACGCTCTACATGACCGCTCGCACCGGTCTCTACCGAATCAGGACGAACGCCAAGGGCATCAGGCCGTGGATGAAGTGA
- the lnt gene encoding apolipoprotein N-acyltransferase encodes MIVTLLLSLVSGIALSLAFPGAGLHTMAWVALVPLFYVAVNREPAFSALCGFLFGLGFFGSLLWWIRIFGGLPWTLLVIFQSLYIAGFALCASIFTGRVSGWVRFLVLPALWVAFEWLRAQGLLAFTWGDVGYSQAPALPVIQFAAATGVWGVSYIVALVNSALANAFSEWDENRSLGGWYAQAGVTALIAAIVIGYGLLSLNTPVNGEPIRAAVVQGNIDQDTDEDLDYYDKCLTTYRRMTRDAASKSAELIVWPETAVPGFPGSEPYLQGWLASLSAEVNASLVVGGRDEDLRGRIFNSAFLTVPEDGMVSRYAKVRLVPFGEFVPWRDTLPLLDNYRVTPVDLTPGRGFNLLYGGPCRIGVAICFESTFPYISRTLALSGAELLCVITNDAWFLRSAAAEQHARMSVLRAVENRRYLLRAAATGVSCILDPRGRVVGEVPIWEKGTVSAEVRALDGTTFYTRHGDWFAYAALGISIAALVNAIRDRRRSGVSG; translated from the coding sequence ATGATCGTCACGCTTCTCCTCTCGTTAGTGTCAGGTATCGCGCTGTCACTCGCCTTCCCTGGGGCGGGATTACACACGATGGCGTGGGTGGCCCTCGTACCGCTCTTCTATGTCGCAGTGAATAGAGAGCCTGCCTTCTCGGCGCTCTGCGGCTTCCTGTTCGGGCTGGGGTTCTTCGGCAGCCTTCTGTGGTGGATTCGTATATTTGGTGGGCTCCCGTGGACGCTGCTCGTGATCTTCCAGTCCCTGTACATCGCCGGTTTTGCTCTGTGCGCGAGCATCTTCACCGGGCGGGTGAGTGGGTGGGTTAGGTTCCTTGTCCTGCCGGCGCTCTGGGTCGCCTTTGAGTGGCTGCGTGCGCAGGGTCTGCTCGCCTTCACATGGGGCGATGTCGGCTACTCCCAGGCGCCCGCGCTTCCGGTCATCCAGTTTGCGGCGGCCACCGGGGTGTGGGGGGTCTCATACATCGTGGCCCTCGTGAACTCCGCCCTCGCGAATGCATTTTCCGAGTGGGACGAGAATCGCAGTCTCGGGGGGTGGTATGCCCAGGCGGGCGTGACGGCGCTCATCGCGGCCATCGTGATCGGCTACGGCCTGCTCTCGCTCAACACTCCAGTGAATGGAGAGCCGATCCGCGCGGCCGTCGTCCAGGGCAACATTGACCAGGACACGGATGAGGACCTCGACTACTACGATAAATGCCTTACTACCTACCGCAGGATGACACGCGATGCTGCCTCGAAGAGCGCGGAATTGATCGTCTGGCCTGAGACCGCCGTGCCCGGATTCCCTGGCAGTGAGCCGTATCTGCAGGGCTGGCTGGCGTCCCTGTCCGCAGAGGTGAACGCTTCGCTGGTAGTCGGCGGCCGGGACGAGGACCTGCGCGGTCGGATATTCAACTCCGCGTTCCTGACGGTTCCGGAAGACGGAATGGTCTCGCGATACGCGAAGGTGAGGCTCGTGCCGTTCGGCGAGTTCGTTCCGTGGCGTGATACACTGCCCCTGCTGGACAACTATCGGGTGACGCCGGTTGACCTGACTCCCGGCCGCGGGTTCAACCTGCTCTACGGAGGGCCGTGCCGGATAGGCGTGGCGATCTGCTTCGAGTCAACCTTCCCGTACATCTCGCGGACCCTGGCGCTATCAGGAGCGGAATTGCTCTGCGTCATCACAAACGACGCATGGTTCCTCCGGTCGGCCGCCGCCGAGCAGCACGCCCGGATGTCGGTGCTCCGCGCGGTCGAGAACCGCCGATACCTGCTCAGGGCTGCTGCGACCGGTGTCTCCTGCATACTCGATCCGAGGGGCAGAGTGGTGGGGGAGGTGCCGATATGGGAAAAAGGCACGGTCTCTGCCGAAGTCAGAGCTCTGGACGGCACCACGTTCTATACGCGTCACGGCGACTGGTTCGCCTATGCAGCGCTCGGCATCTCCATTGCGGCGCTCGTCAATGCGATTCGCGACCGCCGCCGATCGGGGGTATCCGGATGA